A DNA window from Phyllostomus discolor isolate MPI-MPIP mPhyDis1 chromosome X, mPhyDis1.pri.v3, whole genome shotgun sequence contains the following coding sequences:
- the TENT5D gene encoding terminal nucleotidyltransferase 5D, producing MSETAFSNLTWDQVVILDQVLDEVIPIHGKGNFPTLEVKPKHIIHVVKDQLIEQGIIVKDTRLNGSIASYILASHNGITYKDLDIIFGVELPNDQDFHVVKDIVLGCLLDFLPKGVKKEKITLRIMKEAYVQKMVKVCNKYDRWSLISLSNNNGKNVELKFVNSLRRQFEFSVDSFQVLLDPMLDFYCDKNAKLAQESYPVVAAESMYGDFQEAMMHLQNKLIATRKPEEIRGGGLLKYSNLLVHGFKPACEAQIKNLERYMCSRFFIDFPDVGEQQKKIESYLHNHFTGEEKSKYEYLMTLRRVVSESTVCLMGHERRQTINMITFMALKVLGEQNILPNTDHVTCFYQPAPYFTGERQYPPYYGIPGLPPPIFFRPYYPMNIYMPNSMK from the coding sequence ATGTCTGAAACTGCATTCAGCAATCTCACTTGGGATCAAGTTGTAATACTGGATCAAGTGTTAGATGAAGTAATTCCAATTCACGGAAAGGGGAATTTTCCCACATTAGAGGTAAAACCAAAACATATCATTCATGTTGTAAAAGATCAACTGATAGAGCAAGGAATCATTGTTAAAGATACCCGATTGAATGGTTCCATTGCAAGTTACATACTTGCAAGCCACAATGGAATCACCTATAAGGATCTGGatattatttttggtgttgaaCTACCAAATGATCAAGATTTTCATGTTGTTAAGGACATAGTTCTAGGTTGTCTACTTGACTTTTTACCAAAAggtgtaaaaaaggaaaagatcacCCTAAGGATCATGAAAGAGGCTTATGTGCAGAAGATGGTCAAAGTTTGCAATAAGTATGATCGTTGGAGTCTCATCTCTCTTTCAAATAATAATGGGAAGAATGTAGAGCTCAAATTTGTGAATTCACTCAGACGACAGTTTGAGTTCAGTGTAGATTCCTTTCAAGTTCTTTTGGATCCCATGTTAGATTTCTACTGTGACAAAAATGCTAAGCTAGCCCAGGAATCCTATCCTGTTGTGGCAGCTGAAAGCATGTATGGAGATTTTCAAGAGGCAATGATGCATTTGCAAAACAAGCTTATAGCTACCAGAAAACCTGAAGAGATTAGAGGTGGTGGCCTTCTGAAATATAGCAACTTGCTGGTTCATGGCTTTAAGCCAGCTTGTGAAGCACAAATCAAGAACCTAGAACGTTACATGTGTTCTagatttttcattgattttcctGATGTAGGAGAACAGCAAAAGAAGATTGAATCATACCTCCACAaccatttcacaggtgaagaaaAGAGCAAGTATGAGTACCTTATGACCTTGCGTAGAGTTGTAAGTGAAAGCACCGTTTGCCTCATGGGTcatgaaagaagacagacaatCAATATGATTACTTTTATGGCTTTAAAAGTACTGGGGGAACAGAATATTCTACCCAATACAGACCATGTAACTTGCTTTTATCAGCCTGCTCCATACTTTACTGGTGAGAGACAGTATCCTCCTTATTATGGAATACCTGGACTACCACCACCTATTTTCTTTCGGCCATACTACCCAATGAACATTTATATGCCAAATAGTATGAAGTAA